The DNA region GCTTGGGTTTGCTCACACGGTAGGCGAGTTCGGGGTGGTGCTAATGATAGGTGGCAACATCCCGGGTGAGACGAGGGTTGCGTCGATCGCGATTTACGACCACGTCGAGTCGTTGGAGTACGGTAACGCGCATGGACTGTCGTTGGTCTTGATCGTGCTTTCGTTAGTGATGTTGTCGGTGGTCTTTGCGGTGAACAAACGGGGAGGTGTGGCGTGAGTATTGAGCTAAAGTTGGAGTTGGAAAGGGGGGCGTTTTCATTGGATGTGGAGTTGCAAATTCCACAACGTGGGGTGACGGGGCTGATTGGTCCATCGGGATCCGGCAAGACGACGATTCTACGTGCGTTGGCCGGGCTGGATCGACATCGCGGAGCGGTGGTGAGGATTGGGAATGAGGTCTGGCAACAGGGACGTGGTTTTGTTCAGACACACCGACGTCGACTTGGTTATGTGTTTCAGGAGCCTGGTTTGTTCTCCCATTTGTCCGTGCGGGGGAATGTGGAATACGGTGCCAAGAGGGTGGCTGAAGGGGAACGTAAATTGGCGTTCGACGAGGCGGTGGCGATGCTTGGCGTTGAGCCGTTGTTGGAAAGGAACGTGGGTGAGCTGTCGGGAGGTGAGCGGCAGAGGGTGGCGGTGGCCCGGGCGCTTGCGTCGTCGCCTCGGTTACTGTTGCTGGACGAGCCGTTGTCGGCGCTGGATGACGATGCCAAGCGCGGGATTCTGCCGTGGCTGCAGAAGCTGCATCGCGAGTGCGGTGTGCCGATGGTGTATGTGACGCACAGTGTCCCCGAGATAGCGGCAATGGCGGATCATTTGGTGATCCTGGAGAGCGGTCGGGTGGTCGAATCCGGGGCGGCGTCGGCGTTGCTGGTACGCTCGGATTTAACGCTGGCACACCATGGCGAGGCCGCGGTGGTGATGGAGGCCACGGTGTCGGCGCACGACGCAGCCTATGGATTGAGTCGGCTAAAGTCTCCGGCGGGTGATGTGACCGTGGTGGGAACCGAGTTGGCGGTCGGACAGCGGGTGCGGGTTCGGATCGCTGCGCGCGACGTGAGCATTACCCGCGAGCGTCAGGAGGGGACGAGTATCCTCAATCGGTTCGATGCCGTGGTGCGTGAATTAGCGGCCGATGGGGATGCTCAGGTGTTGGTTCGTCTCGAAACGGACGGCGGTGCGGCGTTGCTGGCGCGGATAACCAAGTTTTCGGCGGATGCGCTTGGGCTTGCGATTGGGCAGCGGGTCGTGGCGCAGGCTAAGAGTGTAAGTTTGCTGGTTGGGTAGGTGGGGTGGTTTTAGGTGGTTAGGTTGTTATGTTTTATGGAGGGTGGGGCCGCGATGGGTGCGCGGCCTTCGGGCGGCTGCCTGATGACGGCGGGGCCGGGGGATCGGCCGGTTGTTATACCATTTGAACGGTTACCTTGGCGTAACCGATGGAAATTGGATCAGTGATCGAGGGGGAGAAGGAAGTGGTCTTGGCGGGATCTTGTTGAGTGATGCTGCGTTGCCCTCAGTTTATGTAGCCTGCTAGCATCGCAGCTCGCACCTTGGCTCCCTCGCAAAAGCTCTCCGCGATTCCGACAATTTGACCGTTCAAATGGTATTGGACCGCCCTTGCAGGGCTCGATGTGGGGGAGGACGTAATCCCATGGCTTCGCCATGGGCTCTGTTGGGGCGCGCCTCCGGCGCTGTGTGGGATCCGAGTACGTGGGCTGTGTGGGATCCAAGGGCGTAGGACGAGTGTGGATCTGTGGAGTACGGGTAGCTGGACGCGAGATAGCGCCGGAGGTGCGGACTAGCGCAGCCCACGGCAACGCCGTGGGGATTGGCGGGTTAGACGGTGGAGCCCTGCAGGGGCGGTCCAATTGGTGATTCAAGGGACTGGTGGCGGATCTATCGGGGATTACACCATTTGAACGGTCACCTTGTCGTAATCGATGAGGGTTGAGCTCCTTTAAAGGCGACTTTGGGTGCCAGGGGGGATCTTCGAGTAATCGAGGTCGTCGCGGAGCGACAGGTTACCGGTTAGCCGGAGGTTTCAACTTCCGGATATGAGTGCGCTGATGGGGCGTCCCGTAGGGACGGTTTATACCATTTGATCGTTCAATTGGTATCAGATGATGGGCGCGGCCTTTTGGCGGTAGCCGGATGAGGGATTGGTCTGCAGTTGGCGGACGCAGTTGTCTGGAGGCTGGGTTAGACGGTAGGCGTGGTGACGCTCGCGTGGCCGCGCATCAGGGGCACTGAAAACTGAACACTGGCAAACTACCACACTCTAGTCCCGCAGCGCTTTGGCAGGGTCGAGGCGGGCGACGCTCCAGGCTGGAGGGAGGGCTGCGAGTGAGCAGAGAAGGAAGGCTCCGAACCCAATGATCGTGAGCGAGACGGGGTCGATCGCGGCGGGGATGCGCTCCAGGCCGTAGACAGCGGCGGGGAATGGGTCCATGCCGATGAGTCCGAGTGCGGCTTGAACCTGGTCGCGGAAGTAGAGTGTGAGTAGTCCGAGTCCGAGGCCCGAGAGTGAGCCGATGATTCCAACGACCACGCCTTGGACGGCGAAGACAGAGACGATCTGGGCGGCGGTGGCACCGAGCGCTTTCATCACGCCGATCTCGCGGCGTTTTTCCACGGTGACGGTGATCATGGTGACCATGATGCAGAATGACGCCACGACCATGATGCAGAAGAGCGCGAAGTACATCATGCGGCGCTCATTGGCCAAGGCGAAGAAGACGTCTTCGTTCCGGGTAATCCACGAGGAGGCGTAGAAGCCGGGCGGCAGGGATTGCTGCAGTTGTTCGGCGAACTGATCCGCTTGATAAGCGTCTTCGATGCGGATGCCGATGGAGTGGACGAGATCGAGTTCGCTGAAGCCGTAAAGTTCCTGCGATAGGAAAAGAGGCATCAGCATGCTCGGTGCGTTGACGTGTGGTGGCTGCTTGTACCAGCCGGTGACACTGAGTTGTTTTGGAAGCACGAGTTCTTCCAGCTGCGCGAAAGCTTGTTCATCGTCTTCCTCGCTTTGTGCGGGGAGGTTGGCGATTTCGTGGAGGGGCTGCAGCGCCTGGTTGAGTTGGTTGCGGTCGTAGGTCAGCGCGTTGTCTTGAGGTGCACCGAGTTGGGTGAGGAAGAAGTGTGCGTTGCCGACGATCTCGCGTTCGCTGGGCTTGAGCTTCTTTTCGAGCGTTGTGTCGAGGATGGGCTCGAGTGCGGCGATGGCGGATGCCACGGCGTCGCGGGTGATGACGGTGAGCTCGGGTTCCTGGTCGTCGATGATCGTGCTGTTTTCCTGCAGGCCTTTGATAGCGGTGTTAATCGATTCGCCGAATGTGCCGCTGAGGCGTGGGTTTTTGGCGTCGTTGATCGCTTCGTAGACTTTGTCGAAGTGCGCCTGGGAGTAGACGTCGACGGTTTGTCCGAGGTTGAGCCCGAGGCTGAGCATCACGGCATCGGAGACGACGACGGGTTGGACGTCCGGGTTGTCGCTGGCGAGCGAGCCCTCTTCGAGTTTGATTTCCTCCAGCACGTGGGAGTCGCCTTCTTCCACGCCGCGCATTCTTTGGCCAATGCGCATGCCATTGCCGTCGACGAGGACGATGCCTTCGACAACGGGCGAGGTGGCTTTCACGCCGGGGGTGGTTTTGATCTGATCGAGCAGCGGGCGCCAGTCGCGCATTGGATAGGCGCTGCTGCGGGGCGATGGCTTTTGTTCTACGAAGACGTGGTATTCGAACCCGAGCAGTAGTTCCTTGGTGCGTTTTTCAAACCCAAGCATCACCGACATGACGACGACCAGAATCCAGACTCCAAGGGTCACGCCTGCGACGCAGAGTAATGTGATGATGGAGACCGATGTGCGCTTCGGCTTGAGGTAGCGGAGGGCGAGGAATCTGGCGAAGTTCTTTTTCAATGCGGAGGGGAGATGGATTGCGGCCAGCAAAGCATGCGCAGGGGATGTTTGCTAGTTCGCAGTTGGAAGTGTTCAGTGTCCTGATTTTGGCGATAAAAGCGGGGCGAGGAGGTTTTATGGGCAGTCGATCTCCGAGTTGGCCTCCTGGTCTTCCCGACCTAGGTCTACTTGTCCGTCAACTTTGAGTGCAGCGACACTTACGACTTCCCACTACCTTCCTGTAATGGCCTTGCGGTATTTGAAGATGGCGGTGGCGAGTCCCTGGGCGAGTTGTTGTTGGTAGGCGGCGGTGGCGATGCGCTTGCCTTCGGTTTGGTTGCTGACGAAGCCGCCTTCGAAAAGGATGCCGGGGCGGGTGAGGCCCGAGAGCACGGTCCAGCGGGCGCGTTTGATCCCGCGGTCCGTGGGTCGGTAGCGGTTGATCTGCTTCAGCACTGCGTTTTGAACGGCAGTGGCGAGGGCGATGTTTTCGGCGTCGCGGCGGTTGCCAGTGCGTTTTTTGTGATCGGACGGGCGTTGGGATTGGGCGGTGGACGCGGTGCCGGCGGGAGTCAGGGCGAAGGTTTCGATGCCTTGGGCACCGGTTCGTTTGGCGGAGTTGAAGTGGATGCTGATGAAGATGGAGTTCGGCGTGGAGTTGCCAATCTGGGCGCGCTTTTTGAGTGGAATGAAGCGGTCGTCGCTGCGGGTGTACTTCACTTTGTAGCCATTGCGCTGGAGGATGGCGCCGAGTCGTTTGGCGACTGAGAGGGCGAAGTCCTTTTCCTTGCCGTAAGGGCCGATGGCGCCGGGGTCGTGGCCGCCGTGTCCGGCGTCGATGACGACGGTGTCGAAGCGCTGGGCCTGGCGGATGAAGTCGGGGCGCAGGACGGGGTCGATGAGTTTGGCCAGGTCGATGCGTGAGACCAGAACGTGGCGGCCTTTGCGGGTGACGGGGTGGCTGAGGATGAATTTGACGTCGTTGATGATGAGTTCCGGCGATCCGATGGTGGCTTTCATCCACAACTGGCTGCCGCGCCAGAGGGCGGTGTTGCCGCTGAGTTTGAGTTCGGGGAAGCGGTAGAAGCTCTTGATGTCGGCGGCCGTGACGTGGTCGCGGCCGTTATGGGTGACGATATTCCAGTCGGCGCGTGCCGTGCCTACCAGAGCGACGAGCAGACATAGGGTCGCCACCGCGCGGAGCAGGTGGGGGACGAATGCTGGAGATGTGCGGGGTTGCGGCATGAGTGCGGTATGCGGGAGTCCCGGGGGACGGGGCGTTGGCGCGAAAAGCGTCACGGATTACGTGTGTCGCGGAATTAACCACTGATCGGGAGTTCGCATCAAGTGCTGAAAAAGAAATCGCGTCGGCTCGGGGGAAGTTGGGCGGAGGTTTTTCGGGTTGGTGCGAAATTTTGTGGATGAAGATGGCAGCGAGGGTGTCACATCGAGGCGGATAGGGGCGATTTGCTCTTGCTTGATGGCGAAATCGGCCGAGATAATAGGCTACTCTGCAATTTCCATTCAACGACTGCTGTGGCTGCTAAAAAATCACCCTCCAATCCATCCGCTGATGCAGCGGAAACCCGTGCGATGAAGTTTGAGCAAGCGTTTGGTGAGCTTGAGGCGTTGATCGGCCAAATGGAGAGTGACGAGCTGCCGCTGGATGAGATGGTGCAAGCCTATGAGCGCGGGACGCGCCTGTGGAACCAATGCAAGCTGCGGCTGGATGAAGCGCGCTTGAAAGTGGAGGCGATCACGAAGGCCTCCGAGGAGGGGGAATTGGAGACCGATGCCTTTGATGCCGCCGCTCCCACCCCGGCCGCAAAGTCGCCCAAGCCGGTTCAGAAACCGAAGCCATCCGAAGACGACGAGATCAAACTTTTCTAATCAACCTCCGCGTGCCGCGGAGAATGGGATGCCGGCGGACAGAGGCATCCCTCATGATTTAATTACCTACCAGCCCACCAGCAAACCGTGACAGACAAGCCAATCCAAGAACCGGTCAGCGAGTACCCATTGCTCGAGAAAATCGAGTCGCCGACGGATGTGAAAAAACTTTCCAACGCGCAGTTGGTGGAACTTGCCGCAGAGATCCGTCACAAGTTGGTGCACTCCGTGGCCAAGACCGGCGGCCACATCGGGCCGAACCTTGGCGTGGTGGAGTTGACCATCGCGTTGCACACGGTTTTCGACACGCCAAAGGACAACTTTGTGTTCGACGTGTCGCACCAGGCCTACGTTCACAAGATGCTCACTGGTCGTCAGAGTGAGATCCACACGATCCGTCAGTACGAAGGCCTCAATGGCTACATGCTGCGCACCGAGAGCGAGCATGATTGCTACGGTGCGGGCCACGCGGGCACCGCGCTTTCGGCGGCACTCGGGATGGCGACCGCTCGCGACCTTGCTGGTACCGACGAAGAAGTGGTCTGCGTGGCGGGCGACGCGGCTTTCACCTGCGGCCCGACCTTTGAAGCGCTCAACAACATCGCGGAGTCGACCGATAACATGATTGTCGTGCTCAACGACAACGAGTGGTCGATCGACAAAAACGTGGGGGCACTGGCCAAGTACTTCAACCGCCTCCAGACCAGCGACGCCTACGAGCACATTCATCGCAAGGCGACTGATCTGATCGAGCGCGTGGCTGGCAAGGGCGTGCGCAAGTTGGTCAACCGCGTGGAAGAGGGCACCAAGGGACTCTTTGCTCCGAGTGTTTTGTTCGAGGAGTTCGGAATGCGCTACTACGGTCCGGTGGACGGACATGACGTGGAGGCGCTCATCAGCATTTTCCAACACCTTAAAGGGCGCAAGGAACGCTCGATTCTCCACATTATCACGGAGAAGGGACGCGGCTGGGAGCCGGCGCTGGCCAACCCTGGCAAGTTCCACGGAACCGGGCCGTACGAGGTCAAGACCGGTGCCACCGCATCCGGGACGCCTACGGCTTCGGATGTTTTCGCACGTGCCGTAACCGATTTTGCCAAAGAGGACGAAAAGGTCGTGGCGATCACCGCGGCAATGCCTGGCGGAACCAAGCTGGAGATCCTGAAGAAGGAGCTGCCGAAACAGTATTTCGACGTTGGGATTGCGGAAGAACACGCGGCTCTTTTTGCCTGCGGATTGGCGACCAAAGGGTTCAAGCCATTCTTGTCGATTTACTCGACCTTCATGCAGCGAGCCTACGACATGATCATTCACGACATGGCGTTGCAAAAGCTGCCGGTGCGTTTGTGCATGGACCGCGCTGGTCTTTCGGGAGACGACGGTCCGACCCACCACGGGTTGTTTGACATCGGTTACCTGCGTCACGTGCCGGATCTCGTTTTCATGCAACCGAAGGACGAACCGGAGTTGCGCGACATGCTGTGGACGATGGCCAACTACGAAGAGCTGCCGAGCGCGATCCGCTATCCGCGTGGTCCGATTGCCGGCGTGCCGGTGGAAGGCGAGCCAAAGCTGCTTGAGATCGGTAAATCGGAAGTGGTTGAAGACGGCGCGGATGTGGCGTTGTTCGGTCTTGGTACTTTGTTCTCGATGGCCAAAGAGACACGCGATGCCCTCGAGGCGCAGGGGATTTCCACCGCGCTGGTGAACCCACGCTGGATCAAGCCAATGGACACCACCTGCCTTGAGGAGTTCGCCCGCAAGGTGAAGGTGATCTGCACCTTTGAAGACCACGTGCTCGCCAATGGTTACGGTGCTGGTGTGATCGAGCACCTGCATGATGCCGGGATCGATGTGCCTGTTGTGCGCATCGGCTGGCCGAATGAGTTTATCGACCATGGCAACGTCCCAGCCCTCCGCGCCCAGCACGGCCTCACCGCCGAAGCTGCAGTGGAGAAAGTGCTTAAGGCTCTGGGGTAGCAGAGATAGATAGAGATTTCCGCAAAAGGCGCCGCGTGAGTTTTCCACGCGGCGCCTTTTTTTGATGCTCACGCCCGCTTCGCTCAAGACCCAAAGATCCCAAAGGTTTTGTTATTTGGGATCGTTGCGTTAAGTGGCGTTTGCGTGCGTTGAGGTGATGACGGAGAATCAGATCAGTAAAGAGGTGGTCGATGCCGCGGTTAAAGTGCACACAGAGCTTGGGCCCGGCTTACTTGAATCTGTGTATGAGGTGGTATTGGCGAAAGAGCTTGAACTCAGAGGGTTGAAGGTACAGCGCCAAGTCCCCGTGCCTATTATCTACAGAGGGGTAAAACTGGATGAGGCTTTTAGAGCGGATCTTGTGGTTGAGGGTAAGGTGATTCTTGAACTGAAGTCGGTTGAGGCTCTGAGTAGAGTTCACTACAAGCAGTTGTTTACTTACATGAAGCTAAGGGGAGCTCGCTTGGGGTTGGTACTCAATTTTGGCGCCGATCTAATGAAGCAGGGGATCAAGAGAATTGTTAACGGCTTGGACGACGGGCACCCGCGCGTGTTTTTTGGTAAGTGACGATAGTTTCTCTTCTTTGGGTCTTAGGGTCTTTGCGTGAGAACCTTGTGTTTCGTCGTTTGCTTCCCTGTGATCATGCGTAGCTTGTAGCCATGATGAATGAGCGAGCAGCGGCGGTGATTGTGGCCGGGGGATCCGGGCGGAGGATGGGCTTTGATAAACTGGCGGCCAAGATTGGCGATGTTTCGGTGCTTGAGCGCTCGATTGCCGCGTTTGAGGCGGCGGAGACGATTGGCCGGATCGTGGTGGTGGTTTCGGCGGCAAATGAAGAGACGGTACAGTCCTGGATCGCGGATGGGCGGTTTTCCAAACTCGAGCTCGCTGTGCGTGGCGGGGCCGAGCGGTTTGATTCGGTTGGCAATGGGATTGCTGCGCTCGGTGAGGACTTTGCCGGCGTGATTGCCGTGCACGACGGGGCGCGACCTTTGGTATGTCCGCAGTCGATCGATGAAACGGTCAACGCAGCGGCTACGACGGGCGCAGCGGTGCTTGCCAAGCCGGTGGCGGACACACTCAAGCGCGTCGACGCGAATGGGTCGGTCGTGGAGTCGGTGCCGCGCGATGGCATGTGGGCAATGGAGACACCTCAGTGTGCGCGCGCCGATTGGATGCGTCAGGCGGTGGCCGCGGCGCGATCGGCGGATAGTTCAGCGGCGATTACCGATGAAGTGACCGCGCTCCAGCATGCGGGGCGACCGGTGACGGTTGTGCGTTCTGTGAGCCCGAATTTGAAGATCACCTTCCCCGGCGACATCGAGTTGGCGGAGAGGTTGGTGTGATTTCCGCAGTGGGAGGTGGGAGTGTGAGGTGATCATTGCGAGTGACTTGCCTGCTGCGGGGACTGGTCGATGGTGGCAGCCATGAAGGGAAGAGTGAGCGAGATCCCGCAGGCATTTCGTCCGGCGTACGAACGGATGCGCCAACGCGCGCAGCAGATCTGTGGGCGGGTGGTCGAGCTGAATGCGGAGTCGGTGGCATGCGGGATGCGGTCGTTCTTCGACCATTTGCCGGCGGACTCGGGGACGCTTGGTGAGATCGAGCGGGGGCGTGTGTTCGGGGCGCTGGCGATTGCCTATGCCGACGCATTGGTGGCCGCGTTTGGCTGGCAGCCGTGCTGGCTTTTGTTGGAGGAAAAGGACTACCGAGAGGAGGACGGTGTGTTTGCCGTGGTGAGCCCGGATCAATCGTACGTCGTGCTGCCGGTGGCGTTGATTGAGTCGGACTTTGACCACATCAGGGACAATGCGAAGGCTGTGTTCAAGAAGATCCGCGACGGTCATTTGCTCGATGTGCCGGAAGGTGCGCTGCACGAGCTGCGGGGGTAGGGGTGATCTAACGAATAACTGCGGGTGTTGGACGGCCATCGGGCAGGTGCTGCGTTTCTGCGACATCGCACGCTCGGCCGGTGTGATTTGGGCGCCGTTTTCCCTGGGGGGCGCCTTTTCCCAGGGGGAGGTCGCCGGAGGCTCCCTTCACCCTGGGCTGGTTTGCGCTCCCCTTTCAGGGGAGGTGTCGCGGTAGGCGTCTTTATCCTTATCTTTATCCAAATTCAGATCGGAGCGCAGCGATTCTGCCTCAAACGGGGGCGTGTATTCTTCATCGCTATCGCTATCGCTATCGGGTTCCGGATTCCGGATCGGCGAGAGGGAGAGCGGCCATCTGGCAGACGTTGGGGTTTGGCGCTCCTGAAAGGAGCCGGGAACAAAGCCCGGGGATTTATCCTCGGGAAAGTGAGGCACCCAGTGTGTGCATCCTGAAGGGATGCTGGAACGAGGTGATCCGGAGGCGGTGAGGCAATTCTCCGGATCGGTGGAGAATTGGGCTCTTTTGGGTGGCGTCATTTTCTCGCGCCGTGGGGGCTGATTCGGGGTATGGTGCGCGGACTATGTTCGACGTGAGTTACCAGAGCACGACGCTCGCCAATGGGGTGAAAGTGGGCACGGCGTACTTGCCGCAGGCGGTGAGTGCATCGGTGGGGATTTGGTGCAATGCGGGATCGCGCCACGAGCGGGCGGCGGAGAATGGAGTGGCCCATTTTGTCGAGCACATGGTCTTCAAGGGGACGAAGCGGAGATCGGCGCGTAAGATTTCGATGGAGATCGAAGGTGTGGGTGGTGAGCTGAATGCGTTCACCTCCGAGGACCATACCTGTTATCACGCGTGGTTGCCGGCGAAGTGGTTCGGCCGTGCACTGCGTGTGCTCTCCGACATGTATTGCAATGCGGAGCTCAAGCAGCGCGCGTTTGAGAACGAGCGCGAGGTGATCTTTGAGGAGATCGAGATGTACCGCGACAACCCAGGCCAGCATGTTGAGGACTTGCTAAGTCATGCGTTGTGGAATGGTCACCAGCTCGCGCGTCCGATTTGTGGCACCGAACAGAGTCTCGAGCGGATTACGCCGGATGTGCTGCGCCGTTGGATCGAGGAAAAACACGTGGGCCATAACACGGTGGTGGCTGTGGCCGGGCCGGTGCCGCACGATCAAGTCGTGCGCGAGGTCGAGCGTCAGCTGGGGGGGATGGAGTCCGGGCGGCGTCCGGCGATGCGTGCGGTGAAGTCGCCGCAGCGTCCGTGGTTGTTGGAGGGGGGCTTTGTCGGGGATGAACGCGACATCGGCCAGGTGCATTTTGGTTTGGGGTTCCGTGGGCCGAGCCGCAAGGACGACGCTCGGTTTGCTTTCAAGTTGCTCAATGTGATGCTCGGGGAAACGATGAGCTCACGGTTGTTCCAGGCGCTGCGTGAGCGTCGCGCTGCGTGCTACAGCGTGCAGAGTGGCGTCGAGATGTTTGATGATGTCGGCGTGTTGGACATCCATGCCGGGCTCGACGGGGACAAAGCGGAGGCTGCGGTG from Sulfuriroseicoccus oceanibius includes:
- the modC gene encoding molybdenum ABC transporter ATP-binding protein, with product MSIELKLELERGAFSLDVELQIPQRGVTGLIGPSGSGKTTILRALAGLDRHRGAVVRIGNEVWQQGRGFVQTHRRRLGYVFQEPGLFSHLSVRGNVEYGAKRVAEGERKLAFDEAVAMLGVEPLLERNVGELSGGERQRVAVARALASSPRLLLLDEPLSALDDDAKRGILPWLQKLHRECGVPMVYVTHSVPEIAAMADHLVILESGRVVESGAASALLVRSDLTLAHHGEAAVVMEATVSAHDAAYGLSRLKSPAGDVTVVGTELAVGQRVRVRIAARDVSITRERQEGTSILNRFDAVVRELAADGDAQVLVRLETDGGAALLARITKFSADALGLAIGQRVVAQAKSVSLLVG
- a CDS encoding FtsX-like permease family protein, whose translation is MKKNFARFLALRYLKPKRTSVSIITLLCVAGVTLGVWILVVVMSVMLGFEKRTKELLLGFEYHVFVEQKPSPRSSAYPMRDWRPLLDQIKTTPGVKATSPVVEGIVLVDGNGMRIGQRMRGVEEGDSHVLEEIKLEEGSLASDNPDVQPVVVSDAVMLSLGLNLGQTVDVYSQAHFDKVYEAINDAKNPRLSGTFGESINTAIKGLQENSTIIDDQEPELTVITRDAVASAIAALEPILDTTLEKKLKPSEREIVGNAHFFLTQLGAPQDNALTYDRNQLNQALQPLHEIANLPAQSEEDDEQAFAQLEELVLPKQLSVTGWYKQPPHVNAPSMLMPLFLSQELYGFSELDLVHSIGIRIEDAYQADQFAEQLQQSLPPGFYASSWITRNEDVFFALANERRMMYFALFCIMVVASFCIMVTMITVTVEKRREIGVMKALGATAAQIVSVFAVQGVVVGIIGSLSGLGLGLLTLYFRDQVQAALGLIGMDPFPAAVYGLERIPAAIDPVSLTIIGFGAFLLCSLAALPPAWSVARLDPAKALRD
- a CDS encoding N-acetylmuramoyl-L-alanine amidase family protein, whose amino-acid sequence is MPQPRTSPAFVPHLLRAVATLCLLVALVGTARADWNIVTHNGRDHVTAADIKSFYRFPELKLSGNTALWRGSQLWMKATIGSPELIINDVKFILSHPVTRKGRHVLVSRIDLAKLIDPVLRPDFIRQAQRFDTVVIDAGHGGHDPGAIGPYGKEKDFALSVAKRLGAILQRNGYKVKYTRSDDRFIPLKKRAQIGNSTPNSIFISIHFNSAKRTGAQGIETFALTPAGTASTAQSQRPSDHKKRTGNRRDAENIALATAVQNAVLKQINRYRPTDRGIKRARWTVLSGLTRPGILFEGGFVSNQTEGKRIATAAYQQQLAQGLATAIFKYRKAITGR
- the xseB gene encoding exodeoxyribonuclease VII small subunit gives rise to the protein MKFEQAFGELEALIGQMESDELPLDEMVQAYERGTRLWNQCKLRLDEARLKVEAITKASEEGELETDAFDAAAPTPAAKSPKPVQKPKPSEDDEIKLF
- the dxs gene encoding 1-deoxy-D-xylulose-5-phosphate synthase; the encoded protein is MTDKPIQEPVSEYPLLEKIESPTDVKKLSNAQLVELAAEIRHKLVHSVAKTGGHIGPNLGVVELTIALHTVFDTPKDNFVFDVSHQAYVHKMLTGRQSEIHTIRQYEGLNGYMLRTESEHDCYGAGHAGTALSAALGMATARDLAGTDEEVVCVAGDAAFTCGPTFEALNNIAESTDNMIVVLNDNEWSIDKNVGALAKYFNRLQTSDAYEHIHRKATDLIERVAGKGVRKLVNRVEEGTKGLFAPSVLFEEFGMRYYGPVDGHDVEALISIFQHLKGRKERSILHIITEKGRGWEPALANPGKFHGTGPYEVKTGATASGTPTASDVFARAVTDFAKEDEKVVAITAAMPGGTKLEILKKELPKQYFDVGIAEEHAALFACGLATKGFKPFLSIYSTFMQRAYDMIIHDMALQKLPVRLCMDRAGLSGDDGPTHHGLFDIGYLRHVPDLVFMQPKDEPELRDMLWTMANYEELPSAIRYPRGPIAGVPVEGEPKLLEIGKSEVVEDGADVALFGLGTLFSMAKETRDALEAQGISTALVNPRWIKPMDTTCLEEFARKVKVICTFEDHVLANGYGAGVIEHLHDAGIDVPVVRIGWPNEFIDHGNVPALRAQHGLTAEAAVEKVLKALG
- a CDS encoding GxxExxY protein, whose translation is MTENQISKEVVDAAVKVHTELGPGLLESVYEVVLAKELELRGLKVQRQVPVPIIYRGVKLDEAFRADLVVEGKVILELKSVEALSRVHYKQLFTYMKLRGARLGLVLNFGADLMKQGIKRIVNGLDDGHPRVFFGK
- a CDS encoding IspD/TarI family cytidylyltransferase; its protein translation is MMNERAAAVIVAGGSGRRMGFDKLAAKIGDVSVLERSIAAFEAAETIGRIVVVVSAANEETVQSWIADGRFSKLELAVRGGAERFDSVGNGIAALGEDFAGVIAVHDGARPLVCPQSIDETVNAAATTGAAVLAKPVADTLKRVDANGSVVESVPRDGMWAMETPQCARADWMRQAVAAARSADSSAAITDEVTALQHAGRPVTVVRSVSPNLKITFPGDIELAERLV
- a CDS encoding M16 family metallopeptidase — translated: MFDVSYQSTTLANGVKVGTAYLPQAVSASVGIWCNAGSRHERAAENGVAHFVEHMVFKGTKRRSARKISMEIEGVGGELNAFTSEDHTCYHAWLPAKWFGRALRVLSDMYCNAELKQRAFENEREVIFEEIEMYRDNPGQHVEDLLSHALWNGHQLARPICGTEQSLERITPDVLRRWIEEKHVGHNTVVAVAGPVPHDQVVREVERQLGGMESGRRPAMRAVKSPQRPWLLEGGFVGDERDIGQVHFGLGFRGPSRKDDARFAFKLLNVMLGETMSSRLFQALRERRAACYSVQSGVEMFDDVGVLDIHAGLDGDKAEAAVKMLGSELRKLRTQAPGVGELKDAKEFVIGQQSMWFEAVANQMQWVGDALSTVGHVPGPEEALKHVRDVTADDVQKMAQELFQPDRMGMAVVGAGVDGERLVRALGL